In Streptomyces sp. NBC_00683, the DNA window GCATCCGGTACCGCAGTGTGTGGCGGTGGACGCCCAGGTCCGCGGCGGCGGCGTCCCACTGGCCGTGCCGGGAGAGCCAGGCCTGCAGCGAGGCGACCAGGTCGCCCCGGCCCTTCGCGTCGTGTTCGTACAGGGGGCGCAGCATCCCGTCGGCGAAGGCCCGTACCGCGTCGTCGGCCAGGAGCGGCAGGACGGAGCCGGCGGCGAGCTCCTCGTGCTCGACCAGGGCCCTGCCTCTGCGGCGGGCGACCGAGAGCGCCTGTTCGGCCTGCTTGTACGCGGCGGCGACGGCGATGGGGCCGCAGGGGGCGGACAGTCCGACGACGACGTCGCCCTCCTCCTTCCCCGGCTCGTGCGCCGGGCGCTCGTCCTGCGTCCCGGCATGCGCGGCGCACGCGGTGACCGCGGCGCCGCCGTCCGCGGCCAGCACCACGACCCGTTCGCCCTCGGGGACCATCAGCAGCGCCTCGCCCGACCGGGCCGCCGCGGCCTCCATCGTCTCGGCGAGCAGCTCGGTGGCGACGGGGGCGGAGGGGGCCGACGGGGTGAAGGCCTCCGCGATGAGCAGCCGGAAGGGGGCGTCGAGCAGGCCCCCGTACAGGTCGCCGGCGACAGCACGGGCGTGGTCGGGCTGCCCGGCCAGCAGCATGCGCAGGACCGCAGCGCCGAGGCGCTGCTCCGCGCCCTGGAGCGAGCGGGAGCGGGCCGTGGTGAGTGTCAGCAGGGCGACCGCGGAGTGCACCGCGTAGCGCTCGGCCGTGCCGAGCGCGGCCCCCGTGCCGACGGCCAGCGCGCCGCGGGTGCGGCGGCCGGTGCCCAGCGACTGGAGCTCGACCCGGTCGTCGGTGTCTCCGACGACGGCGCTGGCCGGGGCGGGACGGTCCCGGAGGCGCTCGACGTCGGGCGTGAGCCGGGCGGCGCGGCGGGCAGCCCAGTCGGGCGCCGCGGCGACGACCGCGCCGGAGGTGTCGTACAGGGCCGCCCAGCCGTCGACGTACGCGGCGAGGCGGGTCAGGAGTTCTCCCGGGCCGTCCCCGGCGAGTGCGGCCCGGGTCAGCTCCCGCTGGGCCTCGAAGCCCGCGGTGACGGCCCTGTACTGGTCGGCGGCGATCGCCGCCGACACGGCCTTGCTGATGGCGATGAACGGCGTGCGGCGGGGAACTTCGAGGAGCGGCAGCCCGGATTCGTCGGCGGCGGCGACGAGGGCGTCGGGAATGTCCTCGTAGGTGACGCCGACGGCGAAGCCGATCCCGGCGACGCCGGCGCCGGCCAGGCGCTGGACGTACCTGCGCATGGTCTCGGGGTCCTCGGCGTCGAGGTTCGTGGCGGTGACGAGGAGGAGTTCGCCGCCGTCCATGTACGGCACGGGGTCGGCGAGCTCGCTGGCATGCGCCCAGCGCACCGGCGTGTCGAGCCGGCCCGCCCCTGCCCGGACCGTGAGCTTGAGCGCGGAGTGCTGGACGAGCGAGGCGAGAGTGGGGGGCATGGGATCGCCGGACCTCTGGGAGTCGATTGCGCCGTCCCGTACAGACGGCCGCAATCGATTCTGCCAGGGCGGCAGGTTTCCCGTAACCGCTTGCCCCCGGCCCGCACCCTCAGCGTCCGAGCTCGACCAGCAGGGGCGGGGCGTGTTCGCCGTCGACTGTCGTCAGGGACAGGACGGCGTGTCCGGAGGGCAGCGAGTAGGCCAGCTCGGACGCCGACCAGCGCTCCCGTTCGACGCGCCTGACCGTCACGGCGTCCCTGGTCACGGCCTTGCCGGTGACCAGTTTCCGCAGACCGTGCAGCGCGCGGGTGAACGGCTGGTCGGCGAAGACCGCGTGCTGGGCGACCTCGCGGGTCTCCACCCACTCCTTGCCCCAGACCTCCGCGAAGCGTTTGCCGTCCCAGGTGGTGACGCCGGAGAAGGCCATGCAGCAGCCGACCGCGCCGAGCAGCGCGGTGTGCAGCCCCTCGGGTACGTCGTCGACGGTACGCAGGGTGAGGACGGCTCCCGCGTTGACCGACCGCAGCCGCCGGACGCCCCTGACGGTCTCGGTGGTGACGGTGTGCGTGGCGTCGTCCAGTACCAGGCAGACGAAGAGCGAGTGGTCCGTGCGGGCGGCGGCGATCGCGTTGAACTGGGCGAGGACGAGCCGGGCGAGGAGCCGCGAGGCCTCGGCGTGCGCACGCTCCGGCAGATCGATCCTGACCCGCAGCGGAAGGTGTTCCAGGGAGCGCAGCGAAAAGGGGCGGGCGCCGTCACCGGTGGCGAAGAACGGGGCGAACGCGGGCCGGTCGAGCAACGCGATCCGGTCGGCGAGCACCGGCGCCGGGTCTCCGGCTCCGCCCTTCTGGCGCGCGCGGGTCTCGAGTTCGCGCAGCATCGCGTGGTGACCGCCGGCCGACAGGGCGTCCCGCAGCGTGCCGATCGCGGACAGGTCCCCGTCGAGGAGTTCCCTGAGTGCGGGCACCCCGGGAAAGTGCCCGTGGACGGCCCGGTAGGGGCCGAGCAGCTGGGCCAGCACCGTGGCGGCGCGCCTGCTGTCCAGGTTGGTGACGTCGCCGACGAGCCCTTCCGCGAGCACTCCCGCGGCCTCGTCGGGGTCGGTCGTGCCGCCGTACAGATCGAAGTCGTGGACGGATGCGGCGTCGCCGATCCGCACGACGACGTCGTACGCGTCGTCGGGGCCGAGCTGTCCCCCGGCCGGGCCGACCGCGAGTACGG includes these proteins:
- a CDS encoding PucR family transcriptional regulator, giving the protein MPPTLASLVQHSALKLTVRAGAGRLDTPVRWAHASELADPVPYMDGGELLLVTATNLDAEDPETMRRYVQRLAGAGVAGIGFAVGVTYEDIPDALVAAADESGLPLLEVPRRTPFIAISKAVSAAIAADQYRAVTAGFEAQRELTRAALAGDGPGELLTRLAAYVDGWAALYDTSGAVVAAAPDWAARRAARLTPDVERLRDRPAPASAVVGDTDDRVELQSLGTGRRTRGALAVGTGAALGTAERYAVHSAVALLTLTTARSRSLQGAEQRLGAAVLRMLLAGQPDHARAVAGDLYGGLLDAPFRLLIAEAFTPSAPSAPVATELLAETMEAAAARSGEALLMVPEGERVVVLAADGGAAVTACAAHAGTQDERPAHEPGKEEGDVVVGLSAPCGPIAVAAAYKQAEQALSVARRRGRALVEHEELAAGSVLPLLADDAVRAFADGMLRPLYEHDAKGRGDLVASLQAWLSRHGQWDAAAADLGVHRHTLRYRMRRVEEILGRSLDDPDVRMELWLALKTTAASSGTQ